One part of the Mycobacteriales bacterium genome encodes these proteins:
- a CDS encoding sulfotransferase — translation MALPDFLLVGAPKAGTTALHVALAAHPQLYLSAVKEPKFFLTDGAPPVGPGGPGDAQTFSEYVWRRSDYEVLFDRAPAGTLTGESTTLYLRDPAAHRRIASVLPQAKLVAVIRDPVDRAHSNWTHLRSAGLEPEADFLRACELEESRAARGWGPFWRYLDLGRYGAQLEHLYSVFPREQVHVVLYRDLRREPVSTLDGICAFLGVDTGVVTSVPASNVTAAAAASGLDRAVGRVLPALDRLPASVRAPATARIRRWLQREQRTRAPLTAEERTRLLPVFDEDVALLEKLTGLDLTHWREAHALARPPLDIQGRIGTAHSDIDRPL, via the coding sequence TTGGCCCTCCCCGACTTCCTGCTGGTGGGCGCGCCGAAGGCGGGCACGACCGCGCTGCACGTGGCGCTGGCGGCCCACCCGCAGCTGTACCTGTCCGCGGTGAAGGAGCCGAAGTTCTTCCTCACCGACGGCGCGCCCCCGGTCGGCCCGGGCGGTCCGGGTGACGCCCAGACCTTCAGCGAGTACGTCTGGCGCCGGAGCGACTACGAGGTGTTGTTCGACCGGGCGCCGGCGGGCACGCTCACCGGCGAGTCGACCACGCTCTACCTGCGTGACCCGGCCGCGCACCGGCGGATCGCCTCCGTGCTCCCGCAGGCCAAGCTGGTCGCGGTGATCCGGGACCCGGTCGACCGGGCCCACTCGAACTGGACCCACCTGCGCTCGGCCGGACTGGAGCCGGAGGCGGACTTCCTGCGCGCCTGCGAGCTGGAGGAGTCCCGGGCGGCGCGCGGCTGGGGCCCGTTCTGGCGCTACCTGGACCTCGGCCGGTACGGCGCGCAGCTCGAGCACCTCTACTCGGTCTTCCCGCGCGAGCAGGTCCACGTCGTGCTCTACCGCGACCTCCGGCGCGAGCCGGTGTCCACTTTGGACGGCATCTGTGCCTTCCTGGGCGTGGACACCGGCGTGGTCACCTCGGTGCCGGCCTCGAACGTGACCGCGGCCGCGGCCGCGTCCGGGCTCGACCGCGCCGTCGGCCGGGTGCTGCCGGCGCTGGACCGGCTGCCGGCCTCGGTCCGGGCGCCGGCGACCGCGCGGATCCGCCGGTGGTTGCAGCGGGAGCAGCGGACGCGGGCGCCGCTGACGGCCGAGGAGCGGACCCGGCTGCTGCCGGTCTTCGACGAGGACGTCGCGCTGCTGGAGAAACTGACCGGACTGGACCTCACCCACTGGCGCGAGGCCCACGCCCTGGCCCGTCCCCCACTCGACATCCAAGGCCGCATCGGCACGGCCCACTCGGACATAGACCGTCCCTTGTAG